A region from the Methanobrevibacter oralis genome encodes:
- a CDS encoding M14 family metallopeptidase, with amino-acid sequence MEFQKLNQFNNLEMGYISRISGGYISKNRHIFEKIKLNPLNKFILEKCIYGTPIFKLGNKGNRILVSSGVHGNELSSQIANLNLLNEFVEKELSHTVYFIPFVAPKASMLNERTFNERDLNRSAHIKNSLSSLIIQVIDDLKINFVGDFHTTAYNSNPGCEVIFSSKNPSPESFLIANYISNDVGSEVIAYDVAGSIYKGAIEDVSNLKGIPAITGEVVSPFASVGKGSVERSYAQMKSFLSYFGI; translated from the coding sequence ATGGAATTTCAAAAATTAAATCAATTCAATAATTTAGAAATGGGTTATATCTCACGAATTTCTGGTGGATATATCTCAAAAAATAGACACATTTTTGAAAAAATTAAATTAAATCCATTAAACAAATTTATTTTAGAAAAATGTATTTATGGTACACCTATTTTTAAATTAGGCAATAAGGGAAATAGGATTTTAGTTTCATCTGGTGTTCATGGTAATGAATTGTCTTCTCAAATAGCTAATTTAAATTTATTAAATGAATTTGTTGAAAAAGAATTATCGCATACTGTTTATTTTATTCCATTCGTTGCTCCAAAAGCTTCAATGCTTAATGAAAGAACATTTAACGAACGTGATTTAAACCGATCAGCCCATATTAAAAATTCTCTGAGTAGTTTGATTATTCAAGTTATTGATGATTTAAAAATTAATTTTGTTGGGGATTTTCACACTACAGCTTATAATAGTAATCCTGGCTGTGAAGTTATTTTCTCGTCTAAAAACCCTTCTCCTGAAAGCTTTTTAATAGCTAATTATATTTCAAATGATGTTGGTTCGGAAGTTATTGCATATGATGTTGCTGGTTCTATTTATAAAGGGGCTATTGAAGATGTTTCTAATTTAAAAGGTATTCCAGCCATTACAGGCGAAGTTGTATCTCCATTTGCATCAGTAGGTAAGGGTAGTGTTGAGAGATCATATGCTCAAATGAAGAGTTTTTTATCTTACTTTGGGATTTGA
- a CDS encoding IGHMBP2 family helicase produces the protein MKKYIKKMLKLIDYEREAEIELMISEIKNMSGIKREKLGRAINKLNGKYLGRELGLEIVQYGRNEIIDTEISVGDMVLISTQDPLKSNLTGTVTEKGNRFIKVAFDKKVPKWSLKKKVRLDLYANDITFRRMEDNLCHLSIKGKNALEYILNNRNPKKNKPAPHILYIDNFLNESQKSAIENSLSCENFFLIHGPFGTGKTRTLVELISQETRKNHKVLATAESNTAVDNILERLSENKKLNITRLGHPQRVSKTNISYTLAYKAENHKLNKRINDIYRKIDKIIDKRSSYTKPTPQYRRGYGDYDILYNASKNKGGRGISIEKMKSMAKWIEYSQRIDEAHSEIKRIENKMINEIIDKSDVILSTNSSAALDSISRTKFDVAIIDEASQATIPSILIPISKAHRFILAGDHKQLPPTIISNRANDLKNTLFEELIKKYPFKSQLLNTQYRMNKLLMKFPNEEFYNSNLKSAEIVDDIALNNLIDCEEEKPLTFIDTSDMDNNKEKHLKDSKSIINKAEASIALKIAHNYLDLGVKVKDIGIISPYSDQVKLIQEKTEIEVKTVDGFQGREKEIIIISSVRSNDKGNIGFLNDLRRLNVAITRAKRKLIIIGNKNTLKVNPTYSRFIQFVENENLLLKI, from the coding sequence ATGAAAAAATATATTAAAAAAATGCTCAAACTCATAGACTACGAAAGGGAAGCTGAAATAGAGTTAATGATTTCTGAAATTAAAAATATGAGTGGAATAAAAAGAGAAAAACTAGGTCGAGCAATAAATAAATTAAACGGAAAATACTTAGGTCGTGAATTAGGATTAGAAATTGTACAATACGGTAGAAACGAAATAATAGATACTGAAATTTCTGTTGGAGATATGGTTCTAATAAGTACCCAAGATCCACTGAAAAGCAATTTAACTGGCACTGTAACAGAAAAAGGAAATAGATTTATTAAAGTAGCTTTTGATAAAAAAGTTCCTAAATGGTCCTTAAAAAAGAAAGTAAGACTCGATTTATATGCAAACGACATTACATTTAGAAGAATGGAAGATAATTTATGTCATTTATCAATTAAAGGTAAAAATGCTCTTGAATACATTTTAAACAATAGAAATCCTAAAAAAAATAAACCCGCCCCCCATATTTTATATATTGATAATTTTTTAAATGAATCTCAAAAAAGTGCTATTGAAAATAGCTTATCTTGTGAGAACTTTTTTTTAATACATGGCCCATTTGGAACTGGTAAAACCAGAACATTAGTTGAGCTAATATCACAAGAAACTAGGAAAAATCATAAGGTTTTAGCCACAGCTGAAAGTAATACTGCTGTTGATAATATTTTAGAAAGACTTAGTGAAAATAAAAAATTAAACATTACCCGATTAGGTCATCCTCAAAGAGTTTCAAAAACAAATATTAGCTATACATTAGCTTATAAAGCTGAAAATCACAAGTTAAATAAAAGAATTAATGATATCTATAGAAAAATTGATAAAATAATTGATAAAAGAAGTAGTTACACTAAACCAACTCCCCAATACAGACGAGGTTATGGAGATTATGATATTTTGTATAATGCTTCTAAGAATAAAGGAGGAAGAGGAATAAGTATTGAAAAAATGAAATCAATGGCTAAATGGATTGAATACTCACAACGAATTGATGAAGCTCACAGCGAAATCAAAAGAATTGAAAATAAGATGATTAATGAAATCATCGATAAAAGTGATGTGATTTTATCTACAAACTCATCAGCAGCTCTCGATTCGATATCTAGAACAAAATTTGATGTTGCAATAATTGATGAAGCTTCTCAAGCCACAATACCAAGTATTTTAATTCCTATTTCTAAAGCCCATAGATTCATATTAGCAGGAGATCACAAACAATTACCTCCAACAATAATTAGTAATAGGGCAAATGACCTTAAAAATACATTATTTGAAGAATTAATTAAAAAATACCCATTTAAATCACAGTTATTAAATACACAATATAGAATGAATAAATTACTTATGAAATTTCCAAATGAAGAATTTTACAATAGTAATTTAAAAAGTGCAGAAATTGTTGACGACATAGCACTTAATAATCTTATTGATTGTGAGGAAGAAAAACCTTTAACGTTTATTGATACATCAGATATGGACAATAATAAAGAAAAACATTTAAAAGATTCTAAATCAATAATTAATAAAGCAGAAGCAAGTATTGCTTTAAAAATAGCTCATAATTATCTTGATTTAGGTGTTAAAGTTAAAGATATTGGAATAATAAGTCCTTATTCAGATCAAGTTAAACTAATCCAAGAAAAAACAGAAATTGAAGTTAAAACTGTTGATGGATTTCAAGGAAGAGAAAAAGAAATCATAATAATTTCCAGCGTAAGAAGTAATGATAAGGGCAATATTGGATTTTTAAATGATTTAAGAAGATTAAATGTTGCAATAACAAGAGCAAAAAGAAAACTTATAATAATTGGAAATAAAAACACCTTAAAAGTAAATCCAACTTATTCTAGATTTATTCAATTTGTAGAAAATGAAAATTTATTATTAAAAATTTAG